One window of the Gambusia affinis linkage group LG13, SWU_Gaff_1.0, whole genome shotgun sequence genome contains the following:
- the ninl gene encoding ninein-like protein isoform X2: MEEAEPSRYVTQLRAEFDGCDSTATGFLDREDLTELSRKLQLDAHLPLLLDTLLGERPHGRVNFEEFKNGLVVVLSHSLDFSTSEDDSSYLEPAIPQEVKPKFVKGAKRYGRRSRPETQSSTSMDSTPTRTKPVDLNLDSSPPGVQRAKLRRSTSLESMESLKSDEETGSSRMDQQLFHNKDQQQDAGGRGGGCDVAAVCDHLDLQDALLQRLDANLDANRDGRVTIRKVLWSSAPTLSSTPIRSADLQRAPLWNQQLVPDGPARSLLTATVGPRVLTRLDDGSGGTSPERVAALWAEAGIRNSQQILQSLDFPLEERLSLSDLTLVLDNELLLSSNSVHQAALISYRTEIQHLQDALEQASRERDKLRSDLDRADQQNLQLVREADDRHASMEALNQDRIRDLESDFRRRAAALRLQAEQENEALLQQGERERSTLRQELQLLRGKEAELQEELDAAAQEKQRLQQELCALQSALREADGSVQRLQTDLDQLLLHKLGGLDPASAGLSHEERFCELLRESQRQCRELQDRNDELSSELLEAQRSSRRSSRPSGGDAAGDPDMRSIQSELALQQLKESHQEALQQLHIQLETQMNYYERQLDMMKQNMEVERKEICQAFKVEISELEEQKVQVEQQLKEALTRLQNQQGAGLTAEEQRRVQRERAELEQNFAREISNLVQKLSAEKEQLEAELQLHAQQEVMRVRKEEADPRFGQSQSGLEGAELQVEQLGAEPVELQEVLLLRTGLDSLNRIMSVEKALREALQEEQNRTSLLQEEATRLGQENRTYMVLVDQLSSQIVEMEEELCSLSAASTTSERIDLLQQALLESQNQLSRTQQNFETEKRSLARQLVELEDLVLELEVRTDWEDQVDRTGPHRAQVEAVRSENAALQERLKVLQQTVQNLEDESEKRRRRQQEVEEERERSREEEERLHKENSRYREEVLDLSGRNLQLSSDNGNLSSRLHSEQETVRMLRERLATVTKEQEEQGAAVRQLEAELSRLRAELQKMEAERQKLQKDGEQQKRYVEQQQQQMQQRVAALQAEAELLRCQLLTATQEKLGHTQEVSELHKNLREALSKVEEQQAEARRLTEEKAELQQNLQTHRLTVQNQELQQQNLNHEQQNLKSRLDEAETARTQAEEQAQRADMALGVAKAQQLRRLQQLQEHAGSRQQLEQLQAELRAERGRSQQLQAQVELQLQQSRSQVSLKQEQFDRAEAALQQQAASLEVQLKALRSVLQDNVQQLKEQMERSNKTSSALKELHLQNAQLLAALQVTELRQKQAEKKNDQLEDKVTALGALLREVVAAAVTSS, encoded by the exons ATGGAGGAGGCGGAGCCTAGCCGCTACGTGACCCAGCTGAGGGCGGAGTTTGACGGCTGCGACTCGACGGCGACGGGTTTCCTGGACCGGGAGGACCTGACCGAGCtgagcaggaagctgcagctggaCGCACATCTGCCGCTACTGCTGGACACGCTGCTGGGGGAGCGGCCCCACGGCAGG GTGAACTTTGAGGAGTTTAAGAACGGCTTGGTGGTGGTTCTGTCCCACTCTCTGGACTTCAGCACCTCAGAGGATGACAGCAGCTACCTGGAACCAG ccaTCCCACAGGAGGTGAAGCCAAAATTTGTGAAGGGAGCAAAGCGTTATGGCCGCCGCTCTCGACCCGAAACCCAATCTAGTACCAGCATGGACTCGACCCcgaccagaaccaaacctgTGGACCTGAACCTGGATTCTTCCCCGCCCGGTGTCCAAAGGGCCAAACTGAGACGGTCCACATCTCTGGAGAGCATGGAG AGCCTGAAATCTgatgaagagacaggaagcagcagaatgGACCAGCAGCTCTTTCACAATAAAG ATCAGCAGCAGGacgcaggaggaagaggaggaggatgtgaTGTGGCTGCAGTGTGTGATCACCTGGACCTGCAG GACGCTCTGCTCCAGAGATTAGATGCTAACCTGGACGCTAACCGGGATGGACGGGTTACCATCAGAAAAGTTCTGTGGAGCTCCGCCCCCACGCTAAGCTCCACCCCCATTCGGTCAGCTGACCTGCAGAGGGCGCCACTCTGG aaccagcagctggtACCGGACGGCCCCGCCCGCTCCCTGCTGACGGCCACTGTGGGTCCCAGGGTTCTGACCCGGCTGGACGACGGGTCGGGCGGCACCAGCCCGGAGCGTGTGGCGGCACTGTGGGCTGAGGCCGGCATCAGGAACAGCCAGCAGATCCTGCAG agtcTGGACTTCCCCCTGGAGGAGCGGCTCAGCCTATCGGACCTGACCCTGGTTCTGGACAACGAGCTGCTGCTGAGTTCCAACTCTGTCCACCAGGCGGCGCTCATCTCCTACAGGACCGAGATCCAGCACCTGCA GGATGCGTTGGAGCAGGCCAGCAGGGAGCGGGACAAGCTGAGGTCCGATCTGGACCGGGCCgaccagcagaacctgcagcttGTCCGGGAGGCGGACGACCGGCACGCCAGCATGGAGGCGCTCAACCAGGACCGGATCAG GGATCTTGAGTCGGACTTCAGGCGCCGAGCTGCAGCACTGCGGCTGCAGGCGGAGCAGGAGAACGAGGCGCTGCTGCAGCAGGGCGAGCGAGAGCGCAGCACGCTGCggcaggagctgcagctgctgcgggggaaggaggcggagcttcaggagGAGCTGGATGCCGCTGCACAG GAGAAGCAGCGCCTGCAGCAGGAGCTCTGCGCCTTGCAGTCAGCGTTGAGGGAAGCAGATGGTTCTGTTCAGAGGCTGCAGACGGATTTGGACCAGCTGCTGCTACACAAG CTCGGTGGTTTGGACCCGGCCAGCGCCGGTCTGAGCCATGAGGAACGGTTCTGTGAGCTGCTCAGAGAGTCCCAGCGCCAGTGCAGG GAGCTGCAGGACAGAAACGACGAGCTGAGCTCAGAGCTGCTGGAGGcccagaggagcagcaggaggtcCTCCAGGCCATCAGGGGGCGACGCAGCAG GCGACCCGGACATGAGGAGCATCCAGTCGGAGCTggcgctgcagcagctgaaggagagccaccaggaggcgctgcagcagctgcacatCCAGCTGGAGACCCAG ATGAACTACTACGAGCGGCAACTGGACATGATGAAGCAGAACATGGAGGTGGAGAGGAAGGAGATCTGCCAGGCCTTCAAG GTGGAGATCAGtgagctggaggagcagaaggtccaggtggagcagcagctgaaggaggcGCTGACTCgcctccagaaccagcagggggcggggcttaccGCCGAGGAGCAGCGCAG ggtGCAGCGAGAGCGGGCCGAGCTGGAGCAGAACTTCGCCAGAGAGATCAGCAACCTGGTGCAGAAGCTGAGCGCCGAGAAGGAGCagctggaggcggagcttcaacTGCATGcacagcaggaagtgatgcgcGTCAG GAAGGAGGAGGCGGACCCACGATTCGGCCAATCACAGTCCGGCCTGGAGGGGGCGGAGCTCCAGGTGGAGCAGCTGGGGGCGGAGCCAGTGGAGCTGCAGGAAGTTCTGCTCCTCAGAACTGGGTTGGACTCCCTAAACCGGATCATGAGCGTTGAGAAGGCGCTGCGGGAAGCGCTGCAGGAGGAACAGAACCGGACCTCGCTCCTGCAGGAGGAGGCGACCCGGTTGGGCCAGGAGAACAGAACCTACATGGTTCTGGTGGACCAGCTGTCCTCCCAGATCgtggagatggaggaggagctgtgctCCCTCAGCGCCGCCTCCACAACCTCAGAGCGGATCGATCTGCTGCAACAGGCCCTGCTGGAGTCCCAGAACCAGCTGAGCAGAACCCAACAGAACTTTGAGACAGAGAAGAGGAGCCTGGCCCGGCAGCTGGTGGAGCTGGAGGACCTGGTTCTGGAGCTGGAGGTCCGGACCGACTGGGAGGACCAGGTCGACCGGACCGGACCTCACAG GGCCCAGGTGGAGGCGGTCCGGTCGGAGAATGCGGCTCTGCAGGAGAGGCTGAAGGTTCTGCAGCAAACGGTCCAGAACCTGGAGGATGAGTCTGAGAAGAGGAG GAGGAGGCAACAGGAGGTGGAAGAGGAGCGggagaggagcagagaggaggaggagcggctCCACAAAGAG AACTCCCGGTACCGTGAGGAGGTTCTGGACCTGAGTGGGAGGAACCTGCAGCTCAGCAGCGACAACGGCAACCTTAGCAGCCGTCTCCATAGCGAGCAAGAGACGGTCCGGATGCTGCGGGAGCGCCTGGCAACCGTTACCAAGGAACAGGAAGAGCAGGGGGCTGCT GTGAGGCAGCTGGAGGCGGAGCTTAGCAGGCTGAGGGCGGAGCTTCAGAAGATGGAGGCGGAGAGACAGAAGCTGCAGAAAGACGGGGAGCAGCAAAAACGCTAC gtggagcagcagcagcagcagatgcagCAGCGTGTCGCAGCCCTGCAGGCGGAGGCCGAGCTGCTGCGCTGCCAGCTGCTGACCGCCACGCAGGAGAAGCTGGGCCACACCCAGGAAGTGTCGGAGCTCCACAAGAATCTGAGGGAGGCGCTCAGTAAG gtggaggagcagcaggcGGAGGCCCGGAGGTTGACGGAGGAGAAGGCAGAgctccagcagaacctgcagaCCCACAGACTGACAGTCCAGAaccaggagctgcagcagcag AACCTGAATCACGAGCAGCAGAACCTGAAGTCCAGACTGGACGAGGCGGAGACGGCGCGGACACAGGCAGAGGAGCAG gcgCAGCGGGCGGATATGGCGCTAGGTGTGGCCAAGGCGCAGCAGCTGcggcggctgcagcagctgcaggagcaTGCGGGTAGcaggcagcagctggagcagctgcaggcgGAGCTGCGGGCGGAGCGGGGGCGGAGTCAGCAGCTACAAGCGCAGGTGGAGCTGCAGCTACAGCAGAGCAGATCCCAGGTCAGCCTGAAGCAG GAACAGTTCGACAGAGCGGAGGcggcgctgcagcagcaggccgCCAGCCTGGAGGTGCAGCTCAAGGCGCTGCGCAGCGTGCTGCAGGACAACGTGCAACAGCTGAAGGAGCAG ATGGAGCGGAGCAACAAGACGAGCAGTGCACTGAAGGAGCTGCACCTTCAGAATGCGCAGCTGCTGGCTGCGCTGCAGGTCACAGAGCTGCGGCAGAAAcaggcagagaagaagaacGACCAGCTGGAGGACAAGGTCACAGCGCTGGGGGCGCTGCTGAGGGAGGTGGTGGCTGCCGCCGTGACCTCCAGCTGA
- the ninl gene encoding ninein-like protein isoform X3, which produces MEEAEPSRYVTQLRAEFDGCDSTATGFLDREDLTELSRKLQLDAHLPLLLDTLLGERPHGRVNFEEFKNGLVVVLSHSLDFSTSEDDSSYLEPAIPQEVKPKFVKGAKRYGRRSRPETQSSTSMDSTPTRTKPVDLNLDSSPPGVQRAKLRRSTSLESMESLKSDEETGSSRMDQQLFHNKADQQQDAGGRGGGCDVAAVCDHLDLQDALLQRLDANLDANRDGRVTIRKVLWSSAPTLSSTPIRSADLQRAPLWNQQLVPDGPARSLLTATVGPRVLTRLDDGSGGTSPERVAALWAEAGIRNSQQILQSLDFPLEERLSLSDLTLVLDNELLLSSNSVHQAALISYRTEIQHLQDALEQASRERDKLRSDLDRADQQNLQLVREADDRHASMEALNQDRIRDLESDFRRRAAALRLQAEQENEALLQQGERERSTLRQELQLLRGKEAELQEELDAAAQEKQRLQQELCALQSALREADGSVQRLQTDLDQLLLHKLGGLDPASAGLSHEERFCELLRESQRQCRELQDRNDELSSELLEAQRSSRRSSRPSGGDAAGDPDMRSIQSELALQQLKESHQEALQQLHIQLETQMNYYERQLDMMKQNMEVERKEICQAFKVEISELEEQKVQVEQQLKEALTRLQNQQGAGLTAEEQRRVQRERAELEQNFAREISNLVQKLSAEKEQLEAELQLHAQQEVMRVRKEEADPRFGQSQSGLEGAELQVEQLGAEPVELQEVLLLRTGLDSLNRIMSVEKALREALQEEQNRTSLLQEEATRLGQENRTYMVLVDQLSSQIVEMEEELCSLSAASTTSERIDLLQQALLESQNQLSRTQQNFETEKRSLARQLVELEDLVLELEVRTDWEDQVDRTGPHRAQVEAVRSENAALQERLKVLQQTVQNLEDESEKRRRRQQEVEEERERSREEEERLHKENSRYREEVLDLSGRNLQLSSDNGNLSSRLHSEQETVRMLRERLATVTKEQEEQGAAVRQLEAELSRLRAELQKMEAERQKLQKDGEQQKRYVEQQQQQMQQRVAALQAEAELLRCQLLTATQEKLGHTQEVSELHKNLREALSKVEEQQAEARRLTEEKAELQQNLQTHRLTVQNQELQQQNLNHEQQNLKSRLDEAETARTQAEEQVRTGLEPDRQCRRSISMRFNKLHCLSKCSWPGPSVKF; this is translated from the exons ATGGAGGAGGCGGAGCCTAGCCGCTACGTGACCCAGCTGAGGGCGGAGTTTGACGGCTGCGACTCGACGGCGACGGGTTTCCTGGACCGGGAGGACCTGACCGAGCtgagcaggaagctgcagctggaCGCACATCTGCCGCTACTGCTGGACACGCTGCTGGGGGAGCGGCCCCACGGCAGG GTGAACTTTGAGGAGTTTAAGAACGGCTTGGTGGTGGTTCTGTCCCACTCTCTGGACTTCAGCACCTCAGAGGATGACAGCAGCTACCTGGAACCAG ccaTCCCACAGGAGGTGAAGCCAAAATTTGTGAAGGGAGCAAAGCGTTATGGCCGCCGCTCTCGACCCGAAACCCAATCTAGTACCAGCATGGACTCGACCCcgaccagaaccaaacctgTGGACCTGAACCTGGATTCTTCCCCGCCCGGTGTCCAAAGGGCCAAACTGAGACGGTCCACATCTCTGGAGAGCATGGAG AGCCTGAAATCTgatgaagagacaggaagcagcagaatgGACCAGCAGCTCTTTCACAATAAAG CAGATCAGCAGCAGGacgcaggaggaagaggaggaggatgtgaTGTGGCTGCAGTGTGTGATCACCTGGACCTGCAG GACGCTCTGCTCCAGAGATTAGATGCTAACCTGGACGCTAACCGGGATGGACGGGTTACCATCAGAAAAGTTCTGTGGAGCTCCGCCCCCACGCTAAGCTCCACCCCCATTCGGTCAGCTGACCTGCAGAGGGCGCCACTCTGG aaccagcagctggtACCGGACGGCCCCGCCCGCTCCCTGCTGACGGCCACTGTGGGTCCCAGGGTTCTGACCCGGCTGGACGACGGGTCGGGCGGCACCAGCCCGGAGCGTGTGGCGGCACTGTGGGCTGAGGCCGGCATCAGGAACAGCCAGCAGATCCTGCAG agtcTGGACTTCCCCCTGGAGGAGCGGCTCAGCCTATCGGACCTGACCCTGGTTCTGGACAACGAGCTGCTGCTGAGTTCCAACTCTGTCCACCAGGCGGCGCTCATCTCCTACAGGACCGAGATCCAGCACCTGCA GGATGCGTTGGAGCAGGCCAGCAGGGAGCGGGACAAGCTGAGGTCCGATCTGGACCGGGCCgaccagcagaacctgcagcttGTCCGGGAGGCGGACGACCGGCACGCCAGCATGGAGGCGCTCAACCAGGACCGGATCAG GGATCTTGAGTCGGACTTCAGGCGCCGAGCTGCAGCACTGCGGCTGCAGGCGGAGCAGGAGAACGAGGCGCTGCTGCAGCAGGGCGAGCGAGAGCGCAGCACGCTGCggcaggagctgcagctgctgcgggggaaggaggcggagcttcaggagGAGCTGGATGCCGCTGCACAG GAGAAGCAGCGCCTGCAGCAGGAGCTCTGCGCCTTGCAGTCAGCGTTGAGGGAAGCAGATGGTTCTGTTCAGAGGCTGCAGACGGATTTGGACCAGCTGCTGCTACACAAG CTCGGTGGTTTGGACCCGGCCAGCGCCGGTCTGAGCCATGAGGAACGGTTCTGTGAGCTGCTCAGAGAGTCCCAGCGCCAGTGCAGG GAGCTGCAGGACAGAAACGACGAGCTGAGCTCAGAGCTGCTGGAGGcccagaggagcagcaggaggtcCTCCAGGCCATCAGGGGGCGACGCAGCAG GCGACCCGGACATGAGGAGCATCCAGTCGGAGCTggcgctgcagcagctgaaggagagccaccaggaggcgctgcagcagctgcacatCCAGCTGGAGACCCAG ATGAACTACTACGAGCGGCAACTGGACATGATGAAGCAGAACATGGAGGTGGAGAGGAAGGAGATCTGCCAGGCCTTCAAG GTGGAGATCAGtgagctggaggagcagaaggtccaggtggagcagcagctgaaggaggcGCTGACTCgcctccagaaccagcagggggcggggcttaccGCCGAGGAGCAGCGCAG ggtGCAGCGAGAGCGGGCCGAGCTGGAGCAGAACTTCGCCAGAGAGATCAGCAACCTGGTGCAGAAGCTGAGCGCCGAGAAGGAGCagctggaggcggagcttcaacTGCATGcacagcaggaagtgatgcgcGTCAG GAAGGAGGAGGCGGACCCACGATTCGGCCAATCACAGTCCGGCCTGGAGGGGGCGGAGCTCCAGGTGGAGCAGCTGGGGGCGGAGCCAGTGGAGCTGCAGGAAGTTCTGCTCCTCAGAACTGGGTTGGACTCCCTAAACCGGATCATGAGCGTTGAGAAGGCGCTGCGGGAAGCGCTGCAGGAGGAACAGAACCGGACCTCGCTCCTGCAGGAGGAGGCGACCCGGTTGGGCCAGGAGAACAGAACCTACATGGTTCTGGTGGACCAGCTGTCCTCCCAGATCgtggagatggaggaggagctgtgctCCCTCAGCGCCGCCTCCACAACCTCAGAGCGGATCGATCTGCTGCAACAGGCCCTGCTGGAGTCCCAGAACCAGCTGAGCAGAACCCAACAGAACTTTGAGACAGAGAAGAGGAGCCTGGCCCGGCAGCTGGTGGAGCTGGAGGACCTGGTTCTGGAGCTGGAGGTCCGGACCGACTGGGAGGACCAGGTCGACCGGACCGGACCTCACAG GGCCCAGGTGGAGGCGGTCCGGTCGGAGAATGCGGCTCTGCAGGAGAGGCTGAAGGTTCTGCAGCAAACGGTCCAGAACCTGGAGGATGAGTCTGAGAAGAGGAG GAGGAGGCAACAGGAGGTGGAAGAGGAGCGggagaggagcagagaggaggaggagcggctCCACAAAGAG AACTCCCGGTACCGTGAGGAGGTTCTGGACCTGAGTGGGAGGAACCTGCAGCTCAGCAGCGACAACGGCAACCTTAGCAGCCGTCTCCATAGCGAGCAAGAGACGGTCCGGATGCTGCGGGAGCGCCTGGCAACCGTTACCAAGGAACAGGAAGAGCAGGGGGCTGCT GTGAGGCAGCTGGAGGCGGAGCTTAGCAGGCTGAGGGCGGAGCTTCAGAAGATGGAGGCGGAGAGACAGAAGCTGCAGAAAGACGGGGAGCAGCAAAAACGCTAC gtggagcagcagcagcagcagatgcagCAGCGTGTCGCAGCCCTGCAGGCGGAGGCCGAGCTGCTGCGCTGCCAGCTGCTGACCGCCACGCAGGAGAAGCTGGGCCACACCCAGGAAGTGTCGGAGCTCCACAAGAATCTGAGGGAGGCGCTCAGTAAG gtggaggagcagcaggcGGAGGCCCGGAGGTTGACGGAGGAGAAGGCAGAgctccagcagaacctgcagaCCCACAGACTGACAGTCCAGAaccaggagctgcagcagcag AACCTGAATCACGAGCAGCAGAACCTGAAGTCCAGACTGGACGAGGCGGAGACGGCGCGGACACAGGCAGAGGAGCAGGTCAGAACCGGACTGGAACCAGATAGACAGTGCAGAAGGTCCATCAGCATGAG gtttaataaattacattgcTTGTCCAAATGCTCCTGGCCCGGCCCCTCTGTCAAATTTTAG
- the ninl gene encoding ninein-like protein isoform X5, protein MLLKAAPPADQSAAGSVNRWAGPEGAPRAAGEQVFFLRPLQYVMFCRTGPVTQRVGMDQCQNQQLVPDGPARSLLTATVGPRVLTRLDDGSGGTSPERVAALWAEAGIRNSQQILQSLDFPLEERLSLSDLTLVLDNELLLSSNSVHQAALISYRTEIQHLQDALEQASRERDKLRSDLDRADQQNLQLVREADDRHASMEALNQDRIRDLESDFRRRAAALRLQAEQENEALLQQGERERSTLRQELQLLRGKEAELQEELDAAAQEKQRLQQELCALQSALREADGSVQRLQTDLDQLLLHKLGGLDPASAGLSHEERFCELLRESQRQCRELQDRNDELSSELLEAQRSSRRSSRPSGGDAAGDPDMRSIQSELALQQLKESHQEALQQLHIQLETQMNYYERQLDMMKQNMEVERKEICQAFKVEISELEEQKVQVEQQLKEALTRLQNQQGAGLTAEEQRRVQRERAELEQNFAREISNLVQKLSAEKEQLEAELQLHAQQEVMRVRKEEADPRFGQSQSGLEGAELQVEQLGAEPVELQEVLLLRTGLDSLNRIMSVEKALREALQEEQNRTSLLQEEATRLGQENRTYMVLVDQLSSQIVEMEEELCSLSAASTTSERIDLLQQALLESQNQLSRTQQNFETEKRSLARQLVELEDLVLELEVRTDWEDQVDRTGPHRAQVEAVRSENAALQERLKVLQQTVQNLEDESEKRRRRQQEVEEERERSREEEERLHKENSRYREEVLDLSGRNLQLSSDNGNLSSRLHSEQETVRMLRERLATVTKEQEEQGAAVRQLEAELSRLRAELQKMEAERQKLQKDGEQQKRYVEQQQQQMQQRVAALQAEAELLRCQLLTATQEKLGHTQEVSELHKNLREALSKVEEQQAEARRLTEEKAELQQNLQTHRLTVQNQELQQQNLNHEQQNLKSRLDEAETARTQAEEQAQRADMALGVAKAQQLRRLQQLQEHAGSRQQLEQLQAELRAERGRSQQLQAQVELQLQQSRSQVSLKQEQFDRAEAALQQQAASLEVQLKALRSVLQDNVQQLKEQMERSNKTSSALKELHLQNAQLLAALQVTELRQKQAEKKNDQLEDKVTALGALLREVVAAAVTSS, encoded by the exons ATGCTCCTGAAGGCAGCACCACCTGCTGACCAATCAGCAGCTGGCAGTGTGAACAGGTGGGCGGGGCCAGAAGGAGCGCCACGTGCTGCAGGTGAACAAGTGTTTTTCCTCAGGCCGCTGCAGTATGTGATGTTCTGCAGAACCGGGCCGGTGACCCAGCGGGTCGGCATGGACCAGTGTCAG aaccagcagctggtACCGGACGGCCCCGCCCGCTCCCTGCTGACGGCCACTGTGGGTCCCAGGGTTCTGACCCGGCTGGACGACGGGTCGGGCGGCACCAGCCCGGAGCGTGTGGCGGCACTGTGGGCTGAGGCCGGCATCAGGAACAGCCAGCAGATCCTGCAG agtcTGGACTTCCCCCTGGAGGAGCGGCTCAGCCTATCGGACCTGACCCTGGTTCTGGACAACGAGCTGCTGCTGAGTTCCAACTCTGTCCACCAGGCGGCGCTCATCTCCTACAGGACCGAGATCCAGCACCTGCA GGATGCGTTGGAGCAGGCCAGCAGGGAGCGGGACAAGCTGAGGTCCGATCTGGACCGGGCCgaccagcagaacctgcagcttGTCCGGGAGGCGGACGACCGGCACGCCAGCATGGAGGCGCTCAACCAGGACCGGATCAG GGATCTTGAGTCGGACTTCAGGCGCCGAGCTGCAGCACTGCGGCTGCAGGCGGAGCAGGAGAACGAGGCGCTGCTGCAGCAGGGCGAGCGAGAGCGCAGCACGCTGCggcaggagctgcagctgctgcgggggaaggaggcggagcttcaggagGAGCTGGATGCCGCTGCACAG GAGAAGCAGCGCCTGCAGCAGGAGCTCTGCGCCTTGCAGTCAGCGTTGAGGGAAGCAGATGGTTCTGTTCAGAGGCTGCAGACGGATTTGGACCAGCTGCTGCTACACAAG CTCGGTGGTTTGGACCCGGCCAGCGCCGGTCTGAGCCATGAGGAACGGTTCTGTGAGCTGCTCAGAGAGTCCCAGCGCCAGTGCAGG GAGCTGCAGGACAGAAACGACGAGCTGAGCTCAGAGCTGCTGGAGGcccagaggagcagcaggaggtcCTCCAGGCCATCAGGGGGCGACGCAGCAG GCGACCCGGACATGAGGAGCATCCAGTCGGAGCTggcgctgcagcagctgaaggagagccaccaggaggcgctgcagcagctgcacatCCAGCTGGAGACCCAG ATGAACTACTACGAGCGGCAACTGGACATGATGAAGCAGAACATGGAGGTGGAGAGGAAGGAGATCTGCCAGGCCTTCAAG GTGGAGATCAGtgagctggaggagcagaaggtccaggtggagcagcagctgaaggaggcGCTGACTCgcctccagaaccagcagggggcggggcttaccGCCGAGGAGCAGCGCAG ggtGCAGCGAGAGCGGGCCGAGCTGGAGCAGAACTTCGCCAGAGAGATCAGCAACCTGGTGCAGAAGCTGAGCGCCGAGAAGGAGCagctggaggcggagcttcaacTGCATGcacagcaggaagtgatgcgcGTCAG GAAGGAGGAGGCGGACCCACGATTCGGCCAATCACAGTCCGGCCTGGAGGGGGCGGAGCTCCAGGTGGAGCAGCTGGGGGCGGAGCCAGTGGAGCTGCAGGAAGTTCTGCTCCTCAGAACTGGGTTGGACTCCCTAAACCGGATCATGAGCGTTGAGAAGGCGCTGCGGGAAGCGCTGCAGGAGGAACAGAACCGGACCTCGCTCCTGCAGGAGGAGGCGACCCGGTTGGGCCAGGAGAACAGAACCTACATGGTTCTGGTGGACCAGCTGTCCTCCCAGATCgtggagatggaggaggagctgtgctCCCTCAGCGCCGCCTCCACAACCTCAGAGCGGATCGATCTGCTGCAACAGGCCCTGCTGGAGTCCCAGAACCAGCTGAGCAGAACCCAACAGAACTTTGAGACAGAGAAGAGGAGCCTGGCCCGGCAGCTGGTGGAGCTGGAGGACCTGGTTCTGGAGCTGGAGGTCCGGACCGACTGGGAGGACCAGGTCGACCGGACCGGACCTCACAG GGCCCAGGTGGAGGCGGTCCGGTCGGAGAATGCGGCTCTGCAGGAGAGGCTGAAGGTTCTGCAGCAAACGGTCCAGAACCTGGAGGATGAGTCTGAGAAGAGGAG GAGGAGGCAACAGGAGGTGGAAGAGGAGCGggagaggagcagagaggaggaggagcggctCCACAAAGAG AACTCCCGGTACCGTGAGGAGGTTCTGGACCTGAGTGGGAGGAACCTGCAGCTCAGCAGCGACAACGGCAACCTTAGCAGCCGTCTCCATAGCGAGCAAGAGACGGTCCGGATGCTGCGGGAGCGCCTGGCAACCGTTACCAAGGAACAGGAAGAGCAGGGGGCTGCT GTGAGGCAGCTGGAGGCGGAGCTTAGCAGGCTGAGGGCGGAGCTTCAGAAGATGGAGGCGGAGAGACAGAAGCTGCAGAAAGACGGGGAGCAGCAAAAACGCTAC gtggagcagcagcagcagcagatgcagCAGCGTGTCGCAGCCCTGCAGGCGGAGGCCGAGCTGCTGCGCTGCCAGCTGCTGACCGCCACGCAGGAGAAGCTGGGCCACACCCAGGAAGTGTCGGAGCTCCACAAGAATCTGAGGGAGGCGCTCAGTAAG gtggaggagcagcaggcGGAGGCCCGGAGGTTGACGGAGGAGAAGGCAGAgctccagcagaacctgcagaCCCACAGACTGACAGTCCAGAaccaggagctgcagcagcag AACCTGAATCACGAGCAGCAGAACCTGAAGTCCAGACTGGACGAGGCGGAGACGGCGCGGACACAGGCAGAGGAGCAG gcgCAGCGGGCGGATATGGCGCTAGGTGTGGCCAAGGCGCAGCAGCTGcggcggctgcagcagctgcaggagcaTGCGGGTAGcaggcagcagctggagcagctgcaggcgGAGCTGCGGGCGGAGCGGGGGCGGAGTCAGCAGCTACAAGCGCAGGTGGAGCTGCAGCTACAGCAGAGCAGATCCCAGGTCAGCCTGAAGCAG GAACAGTTCGACAGAGCGGAGGcggcgctgcagcagcaggccgCCAGCCTGGAGGTGCAGCTCAAGGCGCTGCGCAGCGTGCTGCAGGACAACGTGCAACAGCTGAAGGAGCAG ATGGAGCGGAGCAACAAGACGAGCAGTGCACTGAAGGAGCTGCACCTTCAGAATGCGCAGCTGCTGGCTGCGCTGCAGGTCACAGAGCTGCGGCAGAAAcaggcagagaagaagaacGACCAGCTGGAGGACAAGGTCACAGCGCTGGGGGCGCTGCTGAGGGAGGTGGTGGCTGCCGCCGTGACCTCCAGCTGA